In Antechinus flavipes isolate AdamAnt ecotype Samford, QLD, Australia chromosome 3, AdamAnt_v2, whole genome shotgun sequence, a genomic segment contains:
- the LOC127553133 gene encoding uncharacterized protein LOC127553133 — protein sequence MSVYVCPPVFLPKYICTYNNQCICLYICMCVFTCVYPCVSMCVSVSVCVHLCLCLYVSTVCLLICLYMCVYLFVCVHLCFCLYICTCVYLHVCSVHLCFCLYVCTCVSVCVYTCIHLCLPISLYMCPPVTLYMHAHQCLPVCVCTCVFSCGCLNVCVHLYLTACVYMCIHLPSFFSIHVSTFMSAHMCLHVYARLCLLVSLYMCLLVCLHVCPLSACISVCVSTCVCLYLYLCPPVSLYVCPPVCLYLCTYIHLSISLCVHMSTCVCLYLYLCPPVSLYVCPLVCPPVCLYLCTYIHLSISLCVHLCLPVSVPESTCISVCVSTCVSTCLPVFLYTYPPVYISVCPHVCLYFSTCVCPYVSACVCSRVLLL from the exons atgtctgtatatgtgtgtccACCTGTGTTTCTgcctaaatatatatgtacatataacaaCCAGTGTATCTGCctgtatatctgtatgtgtgtgtttacttGTGTCTACCCCTGTGTtagtatgtgtgtatctgtgtctgtgtgtgttcaCTTGTGTCTCTGCCTGTATGTATCCACTGTATGTTTGCTTATATGTCTGTACATGTGTGTCTACCTGTTTGTATGTGTTCACCTGTGCTTCTGTctatatatttgcacatgtgtCTACCTGCATGTCTGTAGTGTCCACTTGTGTTTCTGCCTGTATGTTTGTACATGTGTGTCCGTCTGTGTCTATACATGTATACATCTATGCCTGCCTATCTCTCTGTACATGTGTCCACCTGTGACTCTGTACATGCATGCCCACCAGTGTCTGCCTGTATGTGTCTGCACCTGTGTATTCTCCTGTGGGTGTCTGAATGTGTGTGTCCACCTGTATCTGActgcatgtgtttatatgtgtattcacctgccttcctttttctctatacATGTGTCCACCTTCATGTCTGCCCATATGTGTCTACATGTATATGCCCGCCTATGTCTGCTTGTATCTCTATACATGTGTCTGcttgtgtgtttgcatgtgtgtcCACTGTCTGCCTgtatctctgtatgtgtgtcCACCTGTGTCTGCCTGTATCTGTATCTGTGTCCACCTgtatctctgtatgtgtgtcCACCTGTCTGCCTGTATCTCTGTACATATATCCACCTGTCTATATCTCTGTGTGTCCACATGTCCACCTGTGTCTGCCTGTATCTGTACCTGTGTCCACCTGTATCTCTGTATGTATGTCCACTTGTGTGCCCACCTGTCTGCCTGTATCTCTGTACATATATCCACCTGTCTATATCTCTGTGTGTCCAC CTGTGTCTGCCTGTATCTGTACCTGAATCCACCTgtatctctgtatgtgtgtcCACTTGTGTGTCCACCTGTCTGCCTGTATTTCTGTACACATATCCGCCTGTCTATATCTCTGTGTGTCCACATGTCTGCCTGTATTTCAGTACGTGTGTCTGCCCATATGTGTCTGCATGTGTGTGTTCCCGTGTGCTTTTGCTTTAG